Proteins from one Azospirillum brasilense genomic window:
- a CDS encoding DUF1244 domain-containing protein, whose protein sequence is MDEKTRTELEAAAFRGLVAHLQKRTDVQNIDLMNLAGFCRNCLSKWYAAAAKERNVPLTDEEARIAVYGMPYSEWKAKHQKEATPEQQKTFEDTKPLHAEISGHMPKK, encoded by the coding sequence ATGGACGAGAAGACCCGCACCGAGCTGGAAGCCGCCGCGTTCCGCGGTCTGGTCGCGCATCTTCAGAAGCGCACCGATGTGCAGAACATCGACCTGATGAATCTGGCCGGCTTCTGCCGCAACTGCCTGTCCAAATGGTACGCCGCCGCCGCCAAGGAGCGGAACGTGCCGCTGACCGACGAAGAGGCCCGCATCGCCGTCTACGGCATGCCCTATTCGGAATGGAAGGCGAAGCACCAGAAGGAAGCTACCCCCGAGCAGCAGAAGACCTTCGAGGACACCAAGCCCCTGCACGCCGAGATCAGCGGCCATATGCCCAAGAAGTAA
- a CDS encoding 2-keto-4-pentenoate hydratase, giving the protein MNESAFNASVDALIQARKSRDWLSALPTRPTSEAEAYAIQDAVARRLGPVVAWKVGARTPESEPFRAPIHADTLFFDTTVLPAADYQVIGMEAEIAYKLAKDLPPRAEPYSREEVLDAVESVHPAFEIVDTRFAGFGSQEWFSHMADQFNHGALVVGPAIADWRSLEPLKERVALVVDGETKADTVAGNSAGEPVRLLVWMANTGAVSLGGLKAGDVVTTGSHVGTVMVPAGSTSVAVYGTMGTYELTVK; this is encoded by the coding sequence ATGAACGAGTCCGCATTCAACGCTTCCGTCGATGCCCTGATCCAGGCGCGCAAGAGCCGCGACTGGTTGTCCGCCCTACCGACCCGCCCCACCAGCGAGGCCGAAGCCTACGCCATCCAAGACGCCGTGGCCCGCCGCCTCGGCCCGGTCGTCGCATGGAAGGTCGGCGCCCGCACCCCGGAGTCCGAGCCGTTCCGCGCGCCCATCCACGCCGACACGCTGTTCTTCGACACCACGGTGCTTCCCGCGGCGGACTATCAGGTCATCGGCATGGAAGCCGAGATCGCCTACAAATTGGCCAAGGATCTGCCGCCCCGCGCCGAGCCCTACAGCCGCGAGGAGGTCCTCGACGCCGTCGAGTCGGTCCATCCCGCCTTCGAGATCGTCGACACGCGCTTTGCCGGCTTCGGCTCGCAGGAGTGGTTCAGCCACATGGCCGACCAGTTCAACCACGGTGCCCTGGTCGTCGGCCCGGCCATCGCCGACTGGCGCTCGCTGGAGCCGCTGAAGGAGCGCGTCGCCCTGGTCGTCGACGGCGAGACGAAGGCCGACACGGTCGCCGGCAACTCGGCGGGCGAGCCGGTGCGGCTTCTGGTGTGGATGGCCAACACCGGCGCGGTCAGCCTGGGCGGCCTGAAGGCCGGCGACGTGGTGACCACCGGGTCGCACGTCGGCACCGTCATGGTCCCGGCGGGCAGCACGTCGGTCGCCGTGTACGGGACGATGGGCACCTACGAGCTGACGGTGAAGTGA
- a CDS encoding DUF2478 domain-containing protein, whose protein sequence is MPTLRPAVPPPLRPGAVVHGPGSTAVDAMIDRFVMELQRRGFRVGGVIQRNTGAPGDCADLMELVDVATGQAYDISQHLGRQSQSCRVDPQGVAEASQALRRAIAERADLLVVNKFAGLEAHGEGLADELLAGIAEGIPVLTSVGSRFLNEWQSFTGGFTALISPDEDALWRWWGAHRLYDDLLHGVEDAEVRAITIGAKWIMVETDGARGPGIGLAARPQSAPPPDPARWAGVGLAGLAAHAARSWDPQEAAVGMAALNAHYNRPDLTGSTANGLDLFTGMEGRVVVFGAFPQIARRLPNAHVVEMNPSDGEYPEAAGEWLLPGAEGAAITASTLTNRSLPRLLSVAEGTRVALVGPGTPLTPRLFRYGVAALAGFVVENRDAVAEAILAGGSSQSFHRHGRFVTLHNEQN, encoded by the coding sequence ATGCCGACCCTGCGCCCCGCGGTTCCGCCCCCGCTGCGTCCCGGCGCGGTGGTCCATGGCCCCGGCTCCACCGCCGTGGACGCGATGATCGACCGGTTCGTGATGGAATTGCAGCGGCGCGGCTTCCGCGTCGGCGGCGTGATCCAGCGAAACACCGGCGCGCCCGGCGACTGCGCCGACCTGATGGAACTGGTCGACGTCGCCACCGGCCAAGCCTACGACATCTCTCAGCATCTGGGCCGCCAGTCGCAGTCCTGCCGCGTCGATCCGCAGGGGGTGGCCGAGGCCAGCCAGGCGCTGCGCCGCGCCATCGCGGAGCGCGCCGACCTGTTGGTGGTCAACAAGTTCGCCGGGCTGGAAGCGCACGGCGAAGGGCTGGCGGACGAACTGCTGGCCGGCATCGCCGAGGGCATCCCGGTGCTGACCAGCGTCGGCAGCCGCTTCCTCAACGAGTGGCAGAGCTTCACCGGCGGCTTCACCGCGCTGATCTCGCCGGACGAGGACGCGCTGTGGCGCTGGTGGGGGGCGCACCGGCTCTACGACGACCTGCTGCACGGGGTGGAGGACGCCGAGGTCCGCGCCATCACCATCGGCGCCAAATGGATCATGGTGGAGACGGACGGCGCCCGGGGACCCGGCATCGGGCTGGCCGCCCGCCCGCAATCGGCGCCGCCGCCCGATCCGGCGCGCTGGGCCGGGGTCGGCCTCGCCGGACTGGCCGCCCACGCCGCGCGCTCCTGGGACCCGCAGGAGGCCGCGGTCGGCATGGCCGCGCTGAACGCCCACTACAACCGCCCCGACCTGACCGGCTCCACGGCCAATGGGCTTGACCTGTTCACCGGGATGGAGGGGCGCGTGGTCGTCTTCGGGGCCTTCCCCCAGATTGCCCGGCGCCTGCCCAACGCCCATGTCGTCGAAATGAACCCCAGCGACGGTGAGTATCCGGAAGCCGCCGGGGAATGGCTGCTGCCGGGCGCGGAGGGCGCGGCGATCACCGCCTCCACCCTGACCAACCGCAGCCTGCCCCGTCTGCTGTCGGTGGCCGAGGGCACCCGCGTCGCCCTGGTCGGGCCGGGGACGCCGCTGACCCCGCGGCTGTTCCGCTACGGCGTCGCCGCGCTGGCCGGCTTCGTGGTGGAGAACCGCGACGCCGTGGCCGAGGCGATCCTGGCCGGCGGCTCGTCCCAGAGCTTCCACCGCCATGGCCGCTTCGTCACGCTGCACAACGAACAGAATTGA
- a CDS encoding sulfurtransferase TusA family protein — protein sequence MSAKELDVKGLHCPLPILRTRALLDKMAEGEEVIVYATDPASIIDFKHFCNTTDNVLLAHETRGEVFVYHIRRGTSAA from the coding sequence GTGTCGGCCAAGGAACTCGACGTGAAGGGGCTGCATTGCCCGCTGCCCATCCTGCGGACGCGCGCCCTGCTGGACAAAATGGCCGAGGGGGAGGAGGTGATCGTCTACGCCACCGACCCGGCGTCGATCATCGACTTCAAGCATTTCTGCAACACGACCGACAACGTGCTGCTGGCGCACGAGACGCGCGGCGAGGTGTTCGTGTACCACATCCGCCGCGGGACCTCCGCCGCGTGA
- a CDS encoding LacI family DNA-binding transcriptional regulator — protein sequence MTILDERGGPARITLTEVAHHAGVSRSTVSLVLRGSPLVAAETRERVQAAIAALGYVYNRGAATLRAARTDTVGLLVCEINNSFYGELTAGVDDVLGEQGVVAFLANTAESGERQDRYLQRMREQNVDGVIICPAAGTSPALLDRLRQWQLPVVQALRFLSAREGDYAGVDYEFGMEMVTEHLLRIGHRRIAFVGGNLSHSAFAGRRVGFAAALRRHGLTPDLVVRCPATRRGGLDAVGPLMDLADPPTAMLCYNDLVAFGVMLGLEARGLRAGRDIAVTGFDDLTEAAISRPALTTVATSARQIGQEAARLLLRRIADPQGAPERVILPARLVIRESCGALRVQPDKHQ from the coding sequence ATGACCATCCTTGACGAGCGCGGCGGACCGGCCCGCATCACCCTGACGGAGGTGGCACACCACGCCGGGGTGTCGCGGTCCACCGTCTCGCTCGTCCTGCGCGGCAGCCCGCTGGTCGCCGCCGAAACGCGGGAGCGCGTGCAGGCTGCCATCGCGGCGTTGGGCTACGTCTACAACCGCGGCGCCGCGACCCTGCGCGCCGCCCGCACCGACACGGTCGGGCTGCTCGTCTGCGAGATCAACAACTCCTTCTACGGCGAACTGACCGCCGGGGTGGATGACGTCCTGGGTGAGCAGGGGGTCGTCGCCTTCCTCGCCAACACCGCGGAATCGGGGGAGCGGCAGGACCGCTACCTTCAGCGCATGCGCGAGCAGAATGTGGATGGGGTAATCATTTGCCCCGCCGCCGGCACGTCGCCGGCGCTGCTGGACCGGCTGCGCCAGTGGCAGCTTCCCGTCGTCCAGGCGCTGCGCTTCCTCTCCGCCCGCGAAGGCGACTACGCCGGGGTGGATTACGAGTTCGGCATGGAGATGGTGACCGAGCACCTGCTGCGGATCGGCCATCGCCGCATCGCCTTCGTTGGTGGAAACCTGTCCCACTCCGCCTTCGCCGGGCGCCGTGTCGGCTTCGCCGCGGCGCTGCGCCGCCACGGCCTGACCCCGGACCTCGTCGTGCGCTGCCCGGCCACCCGCCGCGGCGGGCTGGACGCGGTGGGGCCGCTGATGGACCTTGCCGACCCGCCCACCGCGATGCTTTGTTACAACGACCTCGTCGCGTTCGGCGTGATGCTGGGGCTGGAGGCCCGCGGTCTGCGGGCGGGACGGGACATCGCCGTGACCGGTTTCGACGACCTGACCGAAGCGGCGATAAGCCGCCCCGCCCTGACCACCGTCGCCACCTCCGCCCGCCAGATCGGGCAGGAGGCCGCCCGCCTGCTGCTGCGCCGCATCGCCGACCCGCAGGGCGCGCCGGAGCGTGTGATCCTGCCCGCCCGGCTGGTCATCCGCGAGTCCTGCGGCGCCCTGAGAGTCCAACCCGACAAGCACCAATAA
- a CDS encoding amino acid ABC transporter permease — translation MNYTFDFKAVIESWDYLLQGAWLTVQLSIGAMVLGLIVAILCALGKTSGPKPVRWVINAYIEVVRNTPFLVQIFLIFFGLPTMGVRLSPDLAALIAMVVNVGAYATEIIRAGIESIQKGQIEAGLALGLKPLQVFRYIVIKPALRTVYPALTSQFILLMLSSSVVSAISADELTSVANNIQSQTFRSFEIYIVVTGIYLALAMMFSALFAGIYKLAFAYDTDRR, via the coding sequence GTGAACTACACCTTCGATTTCAAGGCGGTCATCGAGTCCTGGGACTATCTGCTCCAGGGCGCTTGGCTGACCGTGCAATTGTCGATCGGCGCCATGGTTCTCGGCCTGATCGTCGCGATTCTCTGCGCGCTGGGCAAGACATCCGGGCCGAAGCCGGTCCGCTGGGTGATCAACGCCTACATCGAGGTGGTGCGCAACACGCCCTTCCTGGTGCAGATCTTCCTGATCTTCTTCGGCCTGCCGACCATGGGCGTCCGCCTGTCACCCGACCTCGCGGCGCTGATCGCCATGGTGGTCAATGTCGGCGCCTACGCGACGGAGATCATCCGGGCCGGAATCGAATCGATCCAAAAGGGCCAGATCGAGGCTGGGCTGGCGCTGGGGCTGAAGCCGTTGCAGGTCTTCCGTTACATCGTCATCAAGCCGGCGCTGCGCACCGTCTACCCCGCGTTGACCAGCCAGTTCATCCTGTTGATGCTCAGCTCCAGCGTGGTCTCGGCGATCTCGGCGGACGAGCTGACCTCGGTCGCCAACAACATCCAGTCGCAGACCTTCCGCAGCTTCGAGATCTACATCGTGGTCACCGGCATCTATCTGGCGCTGGCGATGATGTTCTCCGCGCTGTTCGCCGGCATCTACAAGCTGGCCTTCGCCTACGACACCGACCGGCGCTGA
- the glp gene encoding gephyrin-like molybdotransferase Glp, whose protein sequence is MDCFAGPGPAAPIPLDEALARVQRTYGTVTEPEEVPLRAALGRILAEPVTATVNVPPVAVSAMDGWGFGTADGAEVGEFRRLAVVGRVPAGSVFPGTVGQGEAVRIFTGAPIPVGVDTVAMQEDCRAEDGAVLVPATLKRGANIRDAGEDMTAGSVVLTPGLRLRAQEVGLAAAVGRSSLSVRKRLRVVLFSTGDELREPGTVKPEGTIYDANRYTLAAQLDALGADVRDLGILPDKPDVTRAALADAAATADLVVTSGGASVGEEDHVKRVVGELGSVDLWKLALKPGKPLALGRIGTTPFLGLPGNPVSAMVTFMLVGRPLVLRLSGAESAPTPRCLVVAGFEFRKKPGRREFLRARLATGPDGRPVAHKFPSDSSGVLTSMVEADGLVDMPADATVIHNGDMVEFLPFTGLFA, encoded by the coding sequence ATGGACTGCTTCGCCGGCCCCGGCCCTGCCGCCCCCATCCCGCTGGACGAGGCGTTGGCCCGCGTGCAGCGGACCTACGGCACGGTGACGGAGCCCGAGGAGGTGCCGTTGCGCGCCGCCCTCGGCCGCATCCTGGCGGAACCGGTGACGGCGACGGTGAACGTGCCGCCAGTCGCCGTCTCGGCGATGGACGGCTGGGGATTCGGCACGGCGGACGGTGCCGAAGTGGGCGAATTCCGGCGGCTGGCCGTGGTGGGGCGTGTGCCCGCCGGCTCCGTCTTCCCCGGTACGGTTGGGCAGGGCGAAGCGGTGCGCATCTTCACGGGCGCGCCGATTCCGGTGGGGGTGGACACCGTCGCCATGCAGGAGGACTGCCGGGCCGAGGACGGCGCGGTGCTGGTGCCCGCCACCCTCAAGCGCGGCGCCAACATCCGCGACGCCGGTGAGGACATGACAGCGGGGTCCGTCGTGCTGACTCCCGGCCTGCGGCTGCGCGCCCAGGAGGTCGGTCTGGCCGCCGCGGTCGGGCGGTCGAGCCTGTCGGTGCGCAAGCGTCTGCGCGTCGTCCTGTTCTCCACCGGCGACGAGCTGCGCGAGCCGGGGACGGTCAAGCCGGAGGGCACGATCTACGACGCCAACCGCTACACGCTGGCCGCCCAGCTCGACGCGCTGGGGGCGGACGTGCGCGACCTCGGCATCCTGCCCGACAAGCCGGACGTGACCCGCGCCGCTCTGGCCGATGCCGCGGCGACCGCCGACCTCGTCGTCACCTCCGGCGGTGCGTCGGTGGGGGAGGAGGACCATGTGAAGAGGGTGGTCGGCGAGCTTGGCTCCGTCGACCTGTGGAAGCTCGCCCTGAAGCCGGGTAAGCCTCTGGCGCTTGGGCGCATCGGCACCACGCCGTTCCTTGGCCTGCCGGGCAACCCGGTCTCGGCCATGGTGACCTTCATGCTGGTGGGCCGCCCGCTGGTGCTGCGCCTGTCGGGGGCGGAGAGCGCGCCGACCCCCCGCTGCCTCGTCGTCGCCGGCTTCGAGTTCAGGAAGAAGCCGGGGCGGCGGGAGTTCCTGCGCGCCCGTCTGGCGACCGGACCCGATGGCCGCCCAGTCGCCCACAAGTTCCCCAGCGACAGTTCCGGCGTCCTGACCTCGATGGTCGAGGCCGACGGGCTGGTCGACATGCCGGCCGACGCCACCGTGATCCATAACGGGGACATGGTGGAGTTTCTGCCCTTCACCGGGCTGTTCGCCTGA
- a CDS encoding amino acid ABC transporter ATP-binding protein: MASAYDTTDVPAPRPVSGEVVIRMAGVQKWYDSFHVLKDIELEVHKGERIVICGPSGSGKSTLIRCINQLEKHQKGTITVNGVTIDAHHRHLDQVRRDVGMVFQQFNLFPHLTVVENCMLAPMRVRGTSKQEARDIAMKYLARVRIPEQADKYPGQLSGGQQQRVAIARSLCMNPKVMLFDEPTSALDPEMVKEVLDTMIGLAEDGMTMLCVTHEMGFAKSVADRVIFMDRGEIVEQATPAEFFTNPRSERTRNFLGQILTH; the protein is encoded by the coding sequence ATGGCCTCGGCTTACGATACCACGGACGTCCCCGCGCCGCGGCCGGTCAGCGGCGAGGTCGTCATCCGCATGGCCGGCGTCCAGAAATGGTACGACAGCTTCCATGTGCTGAAGGACATCGAACTGGAGGTCCACAAGGGCGAGCGGATCGTCATCTGCGGCCCCTCGGGCTCCGGCAAGTCCACGCTGATCCGCTGCATCAACCAGCTTGAGAAGCACCAGAAGGGCACGATCACCGTCAACGGCGTCACCATCGACGCCCACCACCGCCACCTCGATCAGGTGCGGCGCGACGTCGGAATGGTGTTCCAGCAGTTCAACCTGTTCCCGCACCTGACCGTGGTCGAGAACTGTATGCTGGCGCCCATGCGGGTGCGCGGCACCTCCAAGCAGGAGGCGCGCGACATCGCCATGAAGTATCTGGCCCGCGTGCGCATCCCGGAGCAGGCGGACAAGTACCCCGGCCAGCTTTCCGGCGGGCAGCAGCAGCGCGTCGCCATCGCGCGGTCGCTGTGCATGAACCCCAAGGTCATGCTGTTCGACGAGCCGACCTCGGCGCTCGACCCCGAGATGGTCAAGGAAGTGCTGGACACCATGATCGGGCTGGCCGAGGACGGCATGACCATGCTGTGCGTCACGCACGAGATGGGCTTCGCCAAGTCGGTCGCCGACCGCGTCATCTTCATGGACCGCGGCGAGATCGTCGAGCAGGCCACCCCCGCCGAGTTCTTCACGAATCCGAGGTCCGAGCGGACCCGCAACTTCCTCGGCCAGATCCTCACCCACTGA
- a CDS encoding 2-hydroxyacid dehydrogenase — protein MKPEILLVESMMPDIEAALDAGYTVHRFAGAPDRDRLVAEVGPRVRAVVTGGGTGVSNAVMDACTNLGIVAINGVGTDAVDLKHAAGRGVRVTNTPDVLTDDVADLAIGLMIAGSRRMMVGDRFVRAGRWPNGGLPLARKVTGKRLGILGLGRIGMAIAQRAAGFGMDIAYTNRKPRSDVPYRFVASPVDLARESDILIVAASAGPDARNMVNRAVIEALGPDGLLVNVARGAVVDEPELVAALTDGRLGGAALDVFANEPHAPEALFGLDNVVLQPHQASATVETRMAMGNLVLTNLSAFFAGQPLPTAVV, from the coding sequence ATGAAGCCGGAGATCCTCCTCGTCGAATCCATGATGCCGGACATCGAGGCGGCGCTGGACGCGGGCTACACCGTCCACCGCTTCGCCGGGGCGCCCGACCGCGACCGGCTGGTCGCCGAGGTGGGACCGCGAGTCCGCGCCGTCGTCACCGGCGGCGGCACGGGCGTCAGCAACGCGGTCATGGACGCCTGCACCAACCTGGGGATCGTCGCGATCAACGGCGTCGGCACCGACGCGGTGGACCTGAAGCACGCGGCCGGCCGCGGCGTCCGCGTCACCAACACGCCCGACGTGCTGACCGACGACGTCGCCGATCTCGCCATCGGGCTGATGATCGCCGGGTCGCGCCGCATGATGGTCGGCGACCGCTTCGTGCGCGCCGGGCGCTGGCCGAACGGCGGGCTGCCGCTGGCCCGCAAGGTGACCGGCAAGCGGCTCGGCATCCTGGGGCTGGGCCGCATCGGCATGGCCATCGCCCAGCGCGCCGCCGGCTTCGGCATGGACATCGCCTACACCAACCGCAAGCCGCGCAGCGACGTGCCCTACCGCTTCGTCGCCTCCCCGGTTGATCTGGCGCGGGAGAGCGACATCCTGATCGTCGCCGCCTCGGCCGGGCCGGACGCCCGCAACATGGTCAACCGCGCAGTGATCGAGGCGCTGGGGCCGGACGGGCTGCTGGTCAACGTCGCCCGCGGCGCCGTGGTGGACGAGCCGGAGCTGGTCGCCGCCCTGACCGACGGTCGCCTCGGCGGGGCCGCGCTGGACGTCTTCGCCAACGAGCCGCACGCGCCTGAGGCCCTGTTCGGCCTGGACAATGTGGTGCTGCAGCCGCATCAGGCGAGCGCCACGGTGGAGACGCGGATGGCCATGGGCAATCTGGTGCTGACGAACCTGTCCGCCTTCTTCGCCGGCCAGCCGCTGCCGACCGCCGTCGTCTGA
- a CDS encoding amino acid ABC transporter permease: MIRAFSYNEFLFLLSAVQWTLALSAIAFIGGATVGLVIALARTSEIKAVRLAATGYIQLFQGTPLLMQLFLVFFGATVMGLDLNPWAAAALGLTLNASAFLGEIWRGCIQAVPRGQWEAASALGLRYPGLMRYVILPQAVKVAVPPTVGFLVQLIKSTSLAAIIGFTELTRAGQIVNNATFQPFLVFGIVAVLYFLMCWPLSLLSARLERRYALATR, from the coding sequence ATGATCCGCGCCTTCAGTTACAACGAATTCCTCTTCCTCCTCAGCGCCGTGCAATGGACGCTGGCGCTGTCGGCCATCGCCTTCATCGGGGGCGCCACGGTCGGGCTGGTCATCGCGTTGGCCCGCACGTCGGAGATCAAGGCGGTGCGGCTGGCCGCCACCGGCTACATCCAGCTCTTCCAGGGCACGCCGCTGCTGATGCAGCTCTTCCTGGTGTTCTTCGGCGCCACGGTGATGGGGCTCGACCTCAACCCCTGGGCCGCCGCCGCGCTGGGCCTGACGCTGAACGCCAGCGCCTTCCTCGGCGAGATCTGGCGGGGCTGCATCCAGGCGGTGCCGCGCGGCCAGTGGGAGGCCGCCTCGGCGCTCGGCCTGCGCTATCCCGGGCTGATGCGCTACGTGATCCTGCCGCAGGCGGTGAAGGTCGCGGTGCCGCCGACCGTTGGCTTCCTGGTGCAGCTCATCAAGAGCACGTCGCTGGCCGCCATCATCGGCTTCACCGAGCTGACCCGCGCCGGGCAGATCGTCAACAACGCCACCTTCCAGCCCTTCCTGGTGTTCGGGATCGTGGCGGTGCTCTACTTCCTGATGTGCTGGCCGCTGTCGCTGCTCAGCGCCCGTCTGGAGCGGCGCTACGCCCTCGCTACCCGTTGA
- a CDS encoding SDR family oxidoreductase — protein sequence MAGRHFDKVVVITGASSGIGRATALEFARHGAAVVLAARRHAALHEVAEDCIEAGGRAMVVPTDVRDQEQMNRLAERAIEVFGGIDVWVNNAGVIAFGRFEETPQDVFEEVMRTNFFGTANGCRAVLPHFLERGEGTVINVASLASIVGQRYAAAYAASKFAVRGFSETLRQELVEDPGIQVCTVLPGPIDTPLWQHGANYTGRAVKAMTPLRPPEEVAEAILRLAESPRPELFVGAAGRSAALPHAVAPALADRMLAHRMDRDMFDNRPAHDTSGGVLEAMPDYREASGGWMERAAARAPQGRVEGRRVLCWTNVALFLLPIGLMSRLPAQVWERRTWRDLRVRP from the coding sequence ATGGCCGGTCGGCATTTCGACAAGGTGGTGGTCATTACCGGGGCGTCCAGCGGGATCGGCCGGGCGACCGCGCTGGAGTTCGCGCGCCACGGCGCCGCGGTGGTTCTGGCGGCGCGGCGCCACGCCGCCCTGCACGAGGTCGCGGAGGACTGCATCGAGGCCGGGGGGCGGGCCATGGTCGTACCCACCGACGTGCGCGACCAGGAGCAGATGAACCGGTTGGCCGAGCGCGCCATCGAGGTGTTCGGCGGGATCGACGTCTGGGTGAACAACGCGGGCGTGATCGCCTTCGGGCGCTTCGAGGAGACTCCGCAGGATGTGTTCGAGGAGGTGATGCGCACCAACTTCTTCGGGACCGCCAACGGCTGCCGCGCCGTGCTGCCGCATTTCCTGGAGCGGGGGGAGGGCACGGTCATCAACGTCGCCTCGCTGGCCTCGATCGTCGGGCAGCGCTACGCCGCCGCCTACGCCGCCAGCAAGTTCGCGGTGCGTGGCTTCTCCGAAACGCTGCGGCAGGAGCTGGTGGAGGACCCCGGCATCCAGGTCTGCACCGTGCTGCCCGGCCCCATCGACACGCCGCTGTGGCAGCATGGCGCGAACTACACCGGCCGCGCTGTCAAGGCGATGACGCCGCTGCGCCCGCCGGAGGAGGTCGCCGAAGCGATCCTGCGCTTGGCCGAGAGTCCCCGGCCCGAGCTGTTCGTCGGCGCCGCGGGACGCTCCGCGGCCCTGCCGCATGCGGTGGCACCGGCGCTGGCCGACCGCATGCTGGCGCACCGGATGGACCGCGATATGTTCGACAACCGTCCGGCCCATGACACCTCCGGCGGCGTTCTGGAGGCCATGCCGGACTATCGGGAGGCAAGCGGCGGCTGGATGGAGCGAGCGGCGGCGCGGGCGCCGCAAGGCCGGGTGGAGGGACGCCGCGTCTTGTGCTGGACCAATGTCGCCTTGTTCCTGCTGCCCATCGGCCTGATGAGCCGCCTGCCCGCCCAGGTTTGGGAGCGGCGGACGTGGCGCGATTTGAGGGTCAGGCCGTGA
- a CDS encoding transporter substrate-binding domain-containing protein yields MTLSITRRLAVAGAMMAAAVALAAPAAAQTVDEIKSKGKLTIGMLVDFPPFGITTADGKPDGYDADVAKLLGKHMGVPVEIVPVTGPNRIPYLLTNKVDLLVASLGITPARAEQVQFSEPYAAIEIGLVAPANTKIKEAAELSGKRVGVARASTQDNALTAVAPKDARIMRFDDDASAVQAMLSGQVDALGLSNVVTKEIKKLAPQANYEMKFVLNRQVQGIAMRKGQDALLKWVNEFIETAKSNGELNEVHKKWLGTDLPPLTKS; encoded by the coding sequence ATGACCCTGTCGATCACCCGCCGCCTCGCCGTCGCCGGCGCCATGATGGCCGCCGCCGTCGCCCTGGCTGCTCCGGCCGCCGCCCAGACCGTCGACGAGATCAAGTCGAAGGGCAAGCTGACCATCGGCATGCTGGTGGACTTCCCGCCCTTCGGCATCACCACCGCCGACGGCAAGCCGGACGGCTACGACGCCGACGTCGCCAAGCTGCTGGGCAAGCACATGGGAGTCCCGGTGGAGATCGTCCCGGTCACCGGCCCGAACCGCATCCCCTACCTGCTGACCAACAAGGTCGACCTGCTGGTCGCCTCGCTGGGCATCACCCCGGCCCGCGCCGAGCAGGTGCAGTTCTCCGAGCCCTACGCCGCCATCGAGATCGGTCTGGTCGCTCCGGCCAACACCAAGATCAAGGAGGCCGCGGAGCTGTCGGGCAAGCGCGTCGGCGTCGCCCGCGCCAGCACCCAGGACAACGCCCTGACCGCCGTCGCACCGAAGGACGCGCGCATCATGCGCTTCGACGACGACGCCAGCGCCGTGCAGGCGATGCTGTCCGGTCAGGTGGACGCGCTGGGCCTCAGCAACGTGGTCACCAAGGAAATCAAGAAGCTGGCCCCGCAGGCCAACTACGAGATGAAGTTCGTGCTGAACCGTCAGGTCCAGGGCATCGCCATGCGCAAGGGCCAGGACGCCCTGCTGAAGTGGGTCAACGAGTTCATCGAGACCGCGAAGTCGAACGGCGAACTGAACGAGGTCCACAAGAAGTGGCTGGGCACCGACCTGCCCCCGCTGACCAAGTCGTAA